One window of Novosphingobium sp. 9U genomic DNA carries:
- a CDS encoding gamma-glutamyltransferase family protein yields METVRATNAIVTAPHVLAAEAGCAVLRDGGNAIEATVAVAAALAVVYPHMTGIGGDGFWLIREPDGHVHSIHGCGGAAAAADLSLYAAMDAVPTRGPLAANTVAGTISGWAAALEEPGCTLPLDRLLRDAIHHAGAGVPVTAGGEAIAAAKSAELRAQPGSYGAVFEPEGRPLRQGDVLRQPLLAATLRRLAANGLDDFYRGELAAAIAQDLQALGSPVVAADLAAHASSRPEPLSVPIAGARLYNSTPPTQGFASLVILALFDRLVADAPDQFAHVHGLIEATKQAFLLRDAHVGDPLHTDYDFQALLDDPAALDALAARLDPVRALPWPQPPQWGDTCWFGAADSEGRVVSAIQSTYFEFGSGLVLPQTGITWQNRGSSFRLAESGWNALKPGRKPFHTLNPALAVFDDGRVMAYGTMGGEGQPQTQAALFTRYARFGIDLQEAISAPRWLLGRTWGEQSTTLKLEDGFNEALYAQLAQAGHDVERVGPLTATMGHAGAIVRLSGGGFQGATDPRSDGGVSGW; encoded by the coding sequence ATGGAGACCGTGCGCGCCACGAACGCCATCGTCACTGCGCCGCACGTGCTCGCCGCCGAGGCCGGCTGTGCCGTATTGCGCGACGGCGGCAACGCGATCGAGGCGACGGTGGCTGTGGCGGCGGCGCTGGCGGTGGTCTACCCGCACATGACCGGGATCGGCGGCGATGGCTTCTGGTTGATCCGCGAGCCGGATGGCCACGTGCACTCGATCCACGGGTGCGGCGGCGCGGCGGCCGCGGCAGACCTGTCGCTTTATGCCGCAATGGACGCGGTGCCGACCCGCGGGCCGCTTGCCGCAAACACGGTGGCAGGCACGATTTCCGGCTGGGCGGCGGCACTGGAAGAGCCGGGCTGCACTCTGCCGCTCGACCGGCTGCTGCGCGACGCGATCCACCATGCGGGGGCCGGCGTGCCCGTCACGGCCGGCGGAGAAGCGATCGCCGCGGCGAAGAGCGCGGAACTGCGCGCGCAACCGGGCAGCTACGGCGCGGTGTTCGAGCCGGAAGGCCGCCCGCTCCGCCAGGGCGACGTGCTGCGCCAGCCGCTGCTCGCCGCGACCCTGCGCCGGCTGGCGGCAAATGGGCTCGACGACTTCTATAGGGGCGAACTGGCCGCCGCGATTGCGCAAGACCTGCAGGCCTTGGGAAGTCCCGTCGTCGCCGCCGACCTCGCCGCACACGCGTCCAGCCGGCCCGAACCGCTGAGCGTGCCGATCGCCGGCGCCCGGCTCTACAACAGCACGCCGCCAACTCAAGGGTTCGCCTCGCTGGTGATCCTGGCGCTGTTCGACCGTCTCGTGGCGGACGCACCGGACCAGTTCGCGCACGTCCACGGCTTGATCGAGGCGACCAAGCAGGCCTTCCTCCTGCGCGATGCCCACGTCGGCGATCCGCTTCACACGGATTACGACTTCCAGGCCCTCCTCGACGATCCCGCGGCGCTCGACGCCCTCGCTGCCCGGCTCGATCCGGTGCGTGCCCTGCCCTGGCCCCAGCCGCCGCAATGGGGCGACACCTGCTGGTTCGGTGCGGCGGATAGCGAGGGTCGGGTCGTCTCCGCGATCCAATCGACGTACTTCGAGTTCGGCTCGGGCCTGGTGCTGCCGCAGACCGGGATCACCTGGCAGAACCGCGGCAGCTCGTTCCGCCTGGCCGAGTCCGGCTGGAATGCGCTCAAGCCCGGGCGCAAGCCGTTCCACACGCTCAATCCGGCGCTGGCGGTGTTCGACGATGGGCGCGTCATGGCTTACGGCACCATGGGCGGCGAGGGTCAGCCGCAGACGCAGGCTGCGTTGTTCACCCGCTATGCCCGCTTTGGGATCGACCTGCAGGAGGCGATCAGCGCGCCGCGTTGGCTGCTGGGGCGCACCTGGGGCGAGCAGTCGACCACGCTCAAGCTGGAGGACGGGTTCAACGAGGCGCTCTACGCGCAACTGGCGCAAGCCGGCCACGACGTGGAGCGGGTCGGCCCACTGACCGCAACCATGGGCCACGCCGGCGCCATCGTACGCCTTTCTGGCGGCGGCTTCCAAGGCGCCACCGACCCACGCAGCGACGGTGGAGTGAGCGGGTGGTGA
- the hpxZ gene encoding oxalurate catabolism protein HpxZ, protein MRIDDPALLAEVTAAFHAYEAALMADDIAAMDALFHDAPTTNRYGVGEVLYGIEAIRAFRKGRGGSPPRKLGRVAITTYGDSFATADAEFVREGSDRRGRQTQTWVRFADGWKVVSAHVSLEGTTA, encoded by the coding sequence ATGCGGATTGACGATCCCGCGCTCCTCGCCGAAGTCACCGCCGCGTTCCACGCCTACGAAGCCGCACTGATGGCCGACGACATCGCCGCGATGGACGCGCTGTTCCACGATGCGCCTACCACCAACCGCTATGGGGTCGGCGAAGTGCTCTACGGCATCGAGGCGATCCGGGCGTTCCGCAAGGGCCGCGGCGGCTCGCCCCCGCGCAAGCTCGGCCGGGTGGCGATCACCACTTATGGCGACAGCTTCGCCACTGCCGATGCCGAGTTCGTCCGCGAAGGATCGGACCGCCGGGGACGCCAGACGCAGACGTGGGTCAGGTTCGCGGATGGCTGGAAGGTCGTCTCCGCCCACGTCAGCCTGGAAGGGACGACCGCGTGA
- a CDS encoding NCS2 family permease, whose translation MTQTTLVEAQEPPPAAETGALARYFQLGARGTDVRTEVLAGVTTFLTMAYIVLVNPAILGSAGMPVAAVAAATCFAAAFASILMGLVANTPLALAPGMGLNAYFSYTVVQQMGVPWQVALGCVFISGVAFLVLTATGVRQLIVASIPQYLFAAVAGGIGLFIGFIGLKDAEIVVANPATFVALGDLKAPGAALALFGLVVIGALSVWKVRGAMLIGIVATAIVGWLAGQVKIDPQPYSLSALTGTALQLDLKGVFGLGGSHGLGLLEILFVFLFVDLFDNIGTLVAVTKRAGLMDSAGRIPRLNRILFTDATATIVGSMAGTSTVTSYVESAAGVQAGGRTGLTAVVTGVLFLLTMFVAPCAQLIPLAATAPALIIVGGLMLLPLTEVEWEDPLSAIPAFLTVAMIPLTFSIANGLAFGITAHAALKLVRGTVVKGDWFLLLLAALFVVRFAWMGGA comes from the coding sequence GTGACACAGACCACCTTGGTGGAGGCGCAAGAGCCGCCACCCGCTGCAGAGACCGGCGCCCTCGCCCGCTACTTCCAACTGGGCGCCCGTGGCACCGACGTGCGCACCGAAGTGCTTGCCGGCGTTACGACCTTCCTGACGATGGCCTATATCGTGCTGGTGAACCCGGCGATCCTGGGTAGCGCCGGCATGCCGGTGGCGGCGGTGGCAGCGGCAACCTGCTTTGCCGCGGCATTCGCCTCGATCTTGATGGGCCTGGTCGCCAACACGCCGTTGGCGCTGGCGCCGGGCATGGGGCTGAACGCCTACTTCAGCTACACCGTCGTCCAGCAGATGGGGGTGCCCTGGCAAGTCGCGCTGGGATGCGTGTTCATCTCCGGCGTCGCGTTCCTGGTGTTGACCGCGACCGGCGTACGCCAGTTGATCGTCGCTTCGATCCCGCAATATCTCTTCGCCGCGGTGGCAGGCGGGATCGGGCTGTTCATCGGCTTCATCGGCCTCAAGGACGCAGAGATCGTCGTCGCCAATCCGGCGACCTTCGTGGCGCTGGGCGATCTCAAGGCACCCGGCGCGGCGCTGGCGCTGTTCGGCCTGGTGGTGATCGGCGCGCTGAGCGTCTGGAAGGTGCGTGGGGCGATGCTGATCGGCATCGTCGCCACCGCGATCGTCGGCTGGCTGGCGGGACAGGTGAAGATCGACCCGCAGCCTTACTCGCTCTCCGCTCTGACGGGCACGGCCTTGCAGCTCGACCTCAAGGGCGTGTTCGGCCTTGGCGGCAGTCACGGGTTGGGCTTGCTGGAGATCCTGTTCGTGTTCCTGTTCGTCGACCTGTTCGACAACATCGGCACGCTGGTGGCCGTGACCAAGCGTGCCGGGCTGATGGACTCGGCGGGCCGTATCCCACGGCTCAACCGTATCCTGTTCACCGATGCCACTGCCACGATCGTGGGCTCGATGGCGGGCACCAGCACCGTCACCAGCTATGTCGAGAGCGCCGCCGGCGTGCAGGCGGGCGGGCGCACCGGGCTGACCGCGGTCGTCACCGGAGTGCTGTTCCTGCTGACCATGTTCGTTGCGCCCTGTGCCCAGCTGATCCCGCTTGCCGCCACCGCGCCTGCGCTGATCATCGTCGGCGGGCTGATGCTGCTGCCCTTGACCGAGGTCGAGTGGGAGGATCCGCTCTCCGCCATCCCTGCCTTCCTCACAGTGGCGATGATCCCGCTGACCTTCTCGATCGCCAACGGCCTGGCCTTCGGCATCACGGCGCATGCCGCGCTCAAGCTGGTGCGCGGCACGGTGGTCAAGGGTGACTGGTTCCTGCTGCTGCTCGCCGCCTTGTTCGTGGTGCGCTTCGCCTGGATGGGAGGCGCATGA
- a CDS encoding alanine--glyoxylate aminotransferase family protein encodes MPDLDPLLFGEIDPPQRLLMGPGPVNAHPRVLRAMSADLLGQFDPEMTGYMNQVMALYRPIFGTANEWTMLVDGTARAGIEAALVSLVAPGDTVLVVNFGRFGLLLTEILARIGAVVETVEAPWGEVVQLEAIGEAIHRVQPHVVATIHGDTSTTMAQPLDGLGELAHAAGALLYVDATATIGGMELAADRWGADVVTGGLQKCLGGPSGSAPITISPRSAEHIGRRRHVEQGIRRRDIADGQGPRIGSNYFDLAMIMDYWSEKRLNHHTEATSMLYAARECARIALGEGLEARYARHASAGRAMTVGLRAMGLTVFGDDAYRMTNVTGVHIPDGVDGEAVRTMMREAFEIEIGTAFGPLQGKIWRLGAMGYNAMKHKVLLTLAALEACLRAQGYAVPLGEAVPAALEAW; translated from the coding sequence ATGCCTGACCTGGACCCGCTTCTGTTCGGCGAGATCGACCCGCCTCAGCGCCTGCTGATGGGCCCCGGCCCGGTCAATGCGCACCCGCGCGTGCTGCGGGCGATGAGCGCGGACCTTCTGGGCCAGTTCGATCCCGAGATGACCGGCTACATGAACCAGGTCATGGCGCTCTACCGCCCGATCTTCGGCACGGCGAATGAGTGGACGATGCTGGTCGACGGCACCGCGCGCGCCGGGATCGAAGCCGCGCTGGTCAGCCTGGTGGCACCGGGCGACACCGTGCTGGTCGTCAACTTCGGGCGCTTCGGCCTGCTGCTGACCGAGATCCTGGCGCGGATCGGCGCAGTGGTCGAGACGGTCGAGGCGCCCTGGGGCGAGGTCGTGCAGCTCGAGGCCATCGGCGAGGCGATCCACCGCGTCCAGCCGCACGTCGTCGCCACCATCCACGGCGACACCTCGACCACGATGGCGCAGCCGCTCGATGGCCTTGGCGAGCTGGCCCATGCCGCCGGCGCGCTGCTCTATGTCGATGCGACCGCGACCATCGGCGGCATGGAGCTCGCCGCCGACCGCTGGGGCGCGGACGTCGTGACCGGCGGCTTGCAGAAGTGCCTGGGCGGGCCCTCCGGATCGGCGCCGATCACCATCTCGCCTCGTTCCGCCGAGCACATCGGGCGCCGCCGCCATGTCGAACAGGGCATCCGCCGCCGCGACATCGCCGATGGGCAAGGACCGCGGATCGGTTCGAACTACTTCGACCTGGCCATGATCATGGATTATTGGTCCGAGAAGCGACTGAACCACCACACCGAGGCGACCAGCATGCTCTACGCCGCGCGCGAATGTGCGCGCATCGCGCTGGGCGAGGGTCTGGAGGCGCGATACGCCCGCCACGCCAGCGCCGGCCGGGCGATGACCGTGGGCCTACGCGCCATGGGGCTGACGGTGTTCGGCGACGATGCCTATCGCATGACGAACGTCACCGGCGTGCACATCCCGGACGGTGTGGATGGCGAGGCGGTCCGCACCATGATGCGCGAGGCGTTCGAGATCGAGATCGGCACCGCGTTTGGTCCTTTGCAGGGCAAGATCTGGCGTCTGGGCGCGATGGGCTACAACGCGATGAAGCACAAAGTGCTGCTGACGCTCGCGGCGCTGGAGGCGTGCCTGAGAGCGCAGGGCTACGCCGTGCCGCTGGGCGAGGCGGTGCCGGCGGCACTGGAGGCATGGTGA
- the uraH gene encoding hydroxyisourate hydrolase, with the protein MSSLSTHVLDTTHGRPAAGVALTLYDAHGAPLFAGTTNEDGRCPGLPALATGLYALRFAVADYFRASGVDLPEPPFLDVVTIDFGVSGEGHYHVPLLVSPFGYSTYRGS; encoded by the coding sequence ATGAGCAGCCTCTCCACCCACGTGCTCGACACCACCCACGGCCGCCCTGCCGCCGGCGTCGCGCTCACGTTGTATGACGCCCATGGCGCACCGCTGTTCGCCGGCACGACCAACGAGGACGGCCGCTGCCCCGGGTTGCCCGCGCTCGCCACGGGGCTCTACGCCTTGCGCTTCGCCGTCGCCGATTACTTCCGGGCGTCGGGTGTCGATCTGCCGGAGCCACCGTTCCTCGACGTGGTGACGATCGACTTCGGCGTCTCGGGCGAAGGCCACTACCACGTGCCCTTGCTGGTCTCGCCGTTCGGCTACTCGACCTATCGGGGCAGCTGA
- the uraD gene encoding 2-oxo-4-hydroxy-4-carboxy-5-ureidoimidazoline decarboxylase, with protein sequence MTALFEHSPWVEERADARPSSGDRHADLMAVLYMASPEEQLALIRAHPELAGKAAIDRTLTQVSAAEQASAGLDRLTPEEYERFHALNAAYRARFDMPFIICVRLTDKAGILREMERRLGNTRDEEVATALAQIGEIVRLRLQDTGS encoded by the coding sequence GTGACCGCGCTGTTCGAGCACAGCCCCTGGGTCGAGGAGCGCGCCGATGCCCGGCCCTCCTCGGGCGATCGCCATGCCGACCTGATGGCCGTACTTTATATGGCCAGCCCCGAGGAGCAGCTCGCCCTGATCCGCGCGCATCCTGAGCTCGCCGGCAAGGCCGCGATCGACCGGACGCTCACCCAAGTTTCCGCCGCCGAGCAAGCCAGTGCCGGGCTCGATCGCCTCACCCCGGAGGAATACGAGCGCTTCCACGCGCTCAACGCCGCCTATCGTGCGCGCTTCGACATGCCGTTCATCATCTGCGTGCGCCTGACCGACAAGGCCGGTATCCTTCGCGAAATGGAGCGCCGCCTCGGCAACACGCGCGACGAGGAAGTCGCCACCGCGCTCGCGCAGATCGGCGAGATTGTCCGGCTGCGCCTCCAGGACACCGGCTCATGA
- a CDS encoding allantoate amidohydrolase gives MTGARAVTRCDELGLPPYSDMPGGLYRGYLTPAYLAAQDALAGWMAEAGMAVRRDPAANLVGRYEGTDPQAPALLIGSHLDSVRDGGRYDGPLGIMLGIECVAALSAQGRRLKFPIEVYAFGDEEGSRFPAAMLTSRAIAGTLTPAALEIADAEGMTLQAALELASTSPFVLEAYLTAARAPGSTLAYLEAHIEQGPVLEAEGLAVGTVTGIAAQLRYKVSVQGMAGHAGTTTMHLRRDPLAGAAEMVLAVEALARADNSDVVATVGAIEALPGAPNVIPGEVRFTIDVRSGAVERRDAVAEAILARIADIASVRNLNLAVPRIHDLPASPCDPLLMNLMDQALAGAGQPVRRLVSGAGHDAMNIAALCPTAMLFIRCKDGISHNPAEHVDPADAQIALQVMLGFIERLAATYA, from the coding sequence ATGACCGGCGCCCGCGCGGTGACCCGATGCGATGAACTCGGCCTGCCGCCTTACAGCGACATGCCGGGCGGGCTCTACCGCGGCTATCTCACCCCCGCCTACCTTGCCGCGCAGGATGCGCTCGCCGGCTGGATGGCCGAGGCTGGCATGGCCGTCCGCCGCGACCCGGCCGCCAATCTCGTCGGCCGCTACGAGGGCACGGATCCGCAAGCGCCGGCCCTGCTCATCGGCAGCCATCTCGATTCCGTGCGCGACGGCGGCCGCTATGACGGGCCGCTGGGCATTATGCTCGGCATTGAGTGCGTCGCCGCGCTCAGCGCGCAGGGCCGGCGCTTGAAGTTTCCCATCGAGGTCTACGCCTTCGGAGACGAGGAGGGCTCCCGCTTTCCTGCGGCCATGCTGACCAGCCGCGCAATAGCCGGGACTTTGACACCGGCCGCGCTGGAGATTGCCGATGCCGAGGGCATGACCTTGCAGGCGGCGCTCGAACTCGCGTCTACCTCCCCGTTCGTTCTTGAGGCTTACCTGACCGCCGCTCGCGCACCTGGCTCTACCCTCGCCTACCTCGAAGCCCATATCGAGCAAGGTCCGGTCCTCGAAGCCGAGGGCCTGGCCGTCGGCACCGTTACCGGCATCGCCGCGCAGCTGCGCTACAAGGTGAGCGTGCAAGGCATGGCGGGCCACGCCGGCACCACCACGATGCACCTGCGCCGCGATCCGCTCGCCGGCGCGGCAGAGATGGTGCTCGCGGTGGAGGCGCTGGCCCGGGCCGACAACTCGGACGTGGTCGCCACTGTCGGCGCGATCGAGGCGCTGCCGGGCGCGCCTAACGTGATCCCCGGCGAAGTCCGCTTCACCATCGACGTGCGCTCCGGCGCCGTCGAACGCCGCGACGCGGTGGCCGAGGCGATCCTGGCCCGAATTGCCGACATTGCCAGCGTGCGCAATCTGAACCTAGCCGTGCCCCGCATCCACGACTTGCCCGCCAGCCCCTGCGACCCCTTGCTGATGAACCTCATGGATCAGGCGCTCGCCGGGGCTGGCCAGCCCGTCCGTCGCCTAGTCTCGGGCGCCGGGCACGACGCCATGAACATCGCCGCGCTGTGCCCCACCGCAATGCTGTTCATTCGCTGCAAGGACGGTATCAGCCACAATCCCGCCGAGCACGTCGACCCCGCCGATGCGCAGATCGCGTTGCAGGTCATGCTCGGATTCATCGAACGACTGGCCGCCACTTATGCCTGA
- the puuE gene encoding allantoinase PuuE, translating to MRDLVGYGAHPPDPQWPNGARVAVQFVINYEEGAENSVLNGDAGSEAFLSEMVGAQSHPARAMAMESLYEYGSRAGFWRLHRLFTQRALPVTVFGVAKAMEMNPEAVAAMLAAGWEIASHGLRWIDYQTVPEAVERSHIAEAIALHTQLTGSRPLGWYQGRTSPNTARLVAEEGGFLYDADSYADDLPYWQGPQLIVPYTLDVNDMKIVALNGFTEGEQFFRHLRDTFDQLREEGGRMMSVGLHGRIAGKPGRARWLARFLDHVMQHEDAWVARRIDIARHWMEVHPHAD from the coding sequence GTGAGAGACCTCGTCGGCTACGGCGCCCACCCGCCCGACCCGCAGTGGCCGAACGGCGCGCGGGTGGCGGTGCAATTCGTCATCAATTACGAGGAAGGCGCCGAAAATTCGGTGCTGAACGGCGACGCGGGCTCCGAGGCGTTCCTGTCCGAGATGGTCGGTGCACAAAGCCACCCGGCCCGCGCGATGGCGATGGAGAGCCTCTACGAATACGGCAGCCGCGCCGGGTTCTGGCGGCTCCATCGCCTGTTCACGCAGCGCGCCCTGCCCGTCACCGTGTTCGGCGTCGCCAAGGCCATGGAGATGAACCCCGAGGCGGTCGCTGCCATGCTCGCCGCGGGATGGGAAATCGCCAGCCACGGCCTGCGCTGGATCGACTACCAGACGGTGCCCGAAGCCGTCGAACGCTCCCACATCGCCGAGGCCATCGCGCTGCACACGCAGCTCACCGGCAGCCGCCCACTCGGCTGGTATCAGGGCCGCACCTCGCCCAACACTGCGCGGCTAGTCGCCGAGGAAGGCGGCTTTCTCTACGATGCCGATAGCTACGCCGACGATCTGCCCTATTGGCAAGGCCCCCAGCTGATCGTCCCCTACACGCTCGACGTGAACGACATGAAGATCGTCGCACTCAACGGCTTCACCGAGGGCGAGCAGTTCTTCCGGCATCTGCGCGACACCTTCGACCAGCTGCGCGAGGAAGGCGGCCGCATGATGAGCGTAGGGCTTCACGGCCGCATCGCCGGCAAGCCCGGCCGCGCACGCTGGCTCGCCCGCTTCCTCGACCATGTGATGCAGCACGAGGACGCCTGGGTAGCGCGACGGATCGATATTGCCCGCCACTGGATGGAGGTGCACCCTCATGCGGATTGA
- a CDS encoding NAD(P)-binding domain-containing protein, whose protein sequence is MSLAELEADLARQLMLIGHGGADWTRPRTHPDGHVHDVIIVGGGQSGLAAAFGLLRERVSNILVIDENPAGYEGPWETYARMITLRTPKDLTPIDFGVPALTYRAWWEAQHGADGWAEVDKIARGDWMRYLRWYRQVLNLPVRNDTRLKAIVPLGDGLFRLDLVGGDRLLTRKVVLATGIQGGGEWHTPPMISRALAPDRYAHTSQPIDFAPLAGKRVAILGGGASAFDNANAALSQRVGEVHVHIRRKVLPRINPIRFMERVGFTARYPALSDAEKYAVMHAFLGHNQPPTNDTFHRAAAWPGFQLHLGSPWLSVEETGDGARVQTPQGSFEYDFLILSTGLVSDPALRPELRLVADRIARWSDRYTPPNGQENALIDAHPYLGPAFEFLARDPADTTLHGLFAFNYSALISLGLSASALSGLRNALPRLVKGVADQLFLDDRAELIADLIAYEEHEFLGEWPSNAEAAA, encoded by the coding sequence ATGAGCCTGGCCGAGCTCGAAGCGGACCTCGCCCGCCAGCTCATGCTGATCGGCCACGGTGGCGCCGACTGGACTCGTCCACGCACACATCCCGATGGCCATGTCCACGACGTGATCATCGTGGGCGGCGGGCAGAGCGGGCTGGCCGCTGCGTTCGGCCTGCTGCGCGAGCGGGTGTCGAACATCCTGGTCATCGACGAGAACCCGGCGGGTTACGAAGGGCCCTGGGAAACCTACGCGCGCATGATCACGCTGCGCACGCCCAAGGACCTGACGCCGATCGACTTCGGCGTCCCCGCCCTCACCTACCGCGCCTGGTGGGAAGCGCAGCACGGCGCGGACGGATGGGCCGAGGTCGATAAGATCGCTCGCGGCGACTGGATGCGCTACTTGCGCTGGTACCGCCAGGTGCTGAACCTGCCGGTGCGCAACGACACCAGGCTCAAGGCGATCGTGCCGCTCGGAGACGGGCTGTTCCGTCTAGACCTCGTCGGCGGAGATCGCCTGCTCACCCGCAAGGTCGTGCTCGCCACCGGCATCCAGGGCGGCGGCGAGTGGCACACGCCGCCGATGATCTCGCGCGCGCTCGCGCCCGACCGCTACGCGCACACCAGCCAGCCGATCGACTTCGCCCCGCTCGCCGGCAAGCGCGTCGCCATCCTGGGCGGCGGCGCCTCGGCGTTCGACAATGCCAATGCGGCGCTCAGCCAACGTGTCGGCGAAGTTCACGTCCACATCCGCCGCAAAGTGCTGCCGCGCATCAACCCGATCCGCTTCATGGAGCGCGTGGGCTTCACCGCGCGCTATCCGGCGCTCAGCGACGCCGAAAAGTACGCGGTGATGCACGCGTTCCTGGGCCATAACCAACCCCCTACGAACGACACCTTCCACCGCGCCGCCGCGTGGCCGGGGTTTCAGCTGCACTTGGGCTCGCCCTGGCTCTCCGTCGAGGAGACGGGAGATGGCGCCAGGGTCCAGACCCCGCAGGGGAGCTTCGAGTACGACTTCCTGATCCTTTCGACCGGCCTCGTCAGTGACCCCGCCCTGCGCCCCGAACTGCGGCTGGTCGCCGACCGGATCGCCCGCTGGTCAGACCGCTACACGCCCCCGAACGGCCAGGAGAATGCCCTCATCGATGCGCATCCTTATCTCGGCCCTGCGTTCGAGTTTCTTGCGCGCGATCCTGCCGACACCACTCTGCACGGGCTGTTCGCCTTCAACTATTCGGCGCTGATCAGTCTGGGCCTCTCCGCCTCGGCGCTGTCAGGCCTCAGGAACGCGCTGCCCCGGCTGGTCAAGGGCGTAGCCGACCAGCTGTTCCTCGACGATCGCGCGGAGCTCATCGCCGACCTCATCGCCTACGAGGAGCACGAGTTCCTGGGCGAATGGCCTTCCAATGCGGAGGCCGCAGCATGA
- a CDS encoding 5'-methylthioadenosine/S-adenosylhomocysteine nucleosidase, with amino-acid sequence MMRLLFTLALSLLATPALAKPLDKTPRTVVMTAFFPEWQALEHAVETPRTYKINGLTFLTGKMEGKPVVLMQSGVSMVNAAMNTQLVLDRFKVKRIVFSGIAGGVDPDLTIGDVVVAQDWAQYLEVSFARKTAQGWKTPEPVDPAAPKNWGMMFPRGVRVGNASEPAERRYTIAVDPGLVALARQVAGTTRLQRCVSAQQAQADAPRGSCLDHEPKIVVGGTGVSASVFADNAEFREYLQATYKARVLDMESAAVAQVAYANQVPAVVFRSLSDLAGGDESENQMQTFMALASVNSAQVVRAFVKALPN; translated from the coding sequence ATGATGCGGTTGCTCTTCACGCTTGCCTTGTCGCTGTTGGCGACGCCCGCCCTCGCCAAGCCGCTCGACAAGACACCTCGCACAGTGGTCATGACCGCGTTCTTCCCCGAGTGGCAGGCGCTGGAGCACGCGGTTGAGACGCCCCGGACCTACAAGATCAACGGCCTGACCTTCCTCACTGGCAAGATGGAGGGCAAGCCGGTGGTGCTGATGCAAAGCGGCGTCAGCATGGTCAACGCGGCGATGAACACGCAGCTGGTGCTCGACCGTTTCAAGGTGAAGCGCATCGTCTTTTCCGGTATCGCCGGCGGCGTCGACCCGGACCTGACGATCGGCGACGTGGTCGTCGCGCAGGACTGGGCGCAGTACCTGGAGGTCTCCTTCGCGCGCAAGACGGCGCAGGGATGGAAGACGCCCGAGCCGGTCGACCCCGCAGCACCGAAGAACTGGGGCATGATGTTCCCGCGCGGCGTGCGCGTGGGCAACGCCAGCGAGCCGGCCGAGCGGCGCTACACCATCGCCGTCGATCCCGGCCTCGTCGCCCTTGCCCGGCAAGTGGCGGGCACGACGCGCCTGCAGCGTTGCGTCAGCGCGCAGCAGGCGCAGGCAGACGCACCGCGCGGCTCCTGCCTCGATCACGAGCCCAAGATCGTCGTCGGCGGCACGGGCGTCAGCGCCAGCGTGTTCGCCGACAATGCCGAGTTCCGCGAGTACCTTCAGGCCACCTACAAGGCCCGCGTGCTCGACATGGAGAGCGCCGCCGTGGCACAAGTCGCCTATGCGAACCAGGTGCCCGCGGTGGTGTTCCGCAGCTTGTCGGACCTCGCCGGAGGCGACGAGAGCGAGAACCAGATGCAGACCTTCATGGCGCTCGCCTCGGTGAACTCGGCGCAAGTGGTGCGCGCCTTCGTGAAGGCGCTGCCGAACTGA